A single Staphylococcus muscae DNA region contains:
- a CDS encoding alpha/beta fold hydrolase, with product MWKWETVSEAKGVVVIVHNILEHTGRYAYVITHLRRNGYHVIMGDLPGQGQTSRMNKGQVESFELYHESVLEWLKIAEGYHLPIFMIGVGLGGLISMNLLEKVDLGIEGLVLIAPLLAFQNNAHTRKNILSSHIGDVSKSAKFDLGFEVEDLTSNKEVQEDTLNDALMLKKVSYHWYQEVLKHMKETTDNIQNMKSVPLCLMYGTEDRVTDVDVTQQLVSVIDHDELYFKAWHGLAHEVHNEPQREAVMRYILSFLNNHVFTVGFLVEDENSLT from the coding sequence ATGTGGAAATGGGAAACAGTAAGTGAAGCAAAGGGTGTCGTCGTCATTGTTCATAATATTTTAGAACATACAGGAAGATATGCCTATGTCATCACACATTTAAGACGGAATGGATATCACGTCATCATGGGGGATTTACCCGGTCAAGGTCAAACTTCAAGAATGAACAAAGGACAAGTCGAAAGTTTTGAACTTTACCACGAGTCTGTTTTAGAGTGGTTAAAAATTGCAGAAGGATATCATCTTCCAATATTTATGATTGGTGTTGGACTCGGAGGGTTAATATCAATGAATTTACTCGAGAAGGTCGATTTAGGTATTGAAGGGCTTGTCTTAATTGCGCCGCTTTTAGCGTTTCAAAATAATGCGCACACACGTAAAAATATTTTATCCTCTCATATCGGTGATGTGTCAAAGTCAGCAAAATTTGATTTAGGATTTGAAGTAGAAGACTTAACATCTAATAAAGAAGTTCAAGAAGATACATTAAATGATGCATTAATGTTAAAAAAAGTAAGTTACCACTGGTATCAAGAAGTGCTTAAACATATGAAAGAGACAACAGACAATATTCAAAATATGAAGTCAGTCCCACTCTGTTTGATGTATGGAACAGAAGATCGTGTGACAGACGTGGATGTTACGCAACAACTTGTATCAGTCATTGATCATGATGAATTATACTTTAAAGCTTGGCACGGTCTTGCGCATGAAGTTCACAATGAGCCACAGAGAGAAGCTGTTATGCGTTACATTTTAAGCTTCTTGAATAACCATGTTTTTACAGTTGGTTTCTTAGTAGAAGATGAAAATTCATTGACTTAG
- a CDS encoding L-lactate dehydrogenase — translation MAKNGNKVVLVGNGAVGASYAYTMVSQGVADELVIIDINEDKVLGDVLDLNHGAPYAMSPVKVKAGQYSDCGDADLIVICAGAPQKVGETRLDLVEKNAKIYKGIITPIMESGFDGIFLVAANPVDVLTYVTLKYSGLPKHKVIGSGTILDTARFKHLLSEVFDVAPTSVHANIIGEHGDSEVPVWSSATIAGQPLYDLLKNDPEKEHLIEDIYVNTRDAAYDIIKAKGATYYGVAMGLMHISKAILRNQNAVLTVSSYLEGEYGVDGVYTGVPTVVNGDGAVRIIETPLNEDEQAKFEKSSKILKDMQDSISHLF, via the coding sequence ATGGCGAAAAACGGTAATAAAGTAGTATTAGTAGGTAACGGTGCAGTAGGTGCAAGTTACGCATATACAATGGTGAGTCAAGGTGTAGCAGACGAATTAGTTATCATCGACATTAACGAAGATAAAGTATTAGGTGATGTACTTGACTTAAATCATGGTGCGCCTTATGCAATGTCACCTGTTAAAGTAAAAGCTGGACAATATTCAGACTGTGGCGATGCAGACTTAATCGTTATCTGTGCAGGTGCACCTCAAAAAGTTGGAGAAACACGTTTAGACTTAGTTGAAAAAAATGCTAAAATCTACAAAGGTATCATCACACCTATTATGGAAAGCGGTTTTGACGGTATCTTCTTAGTTGCAGCAAATCCAGTAGACGTTTTAACATATGTCACTTTAAAATACTCAGGTTTACCAAAACACAAAGTCATTGGTTCAGGTACAATCTTAGATACAGCACGTTTCAAACACTTATTAAGTGAAGTATTTGATGTTGCACCAACAAGTGTACATGCAAATATTATCGGTGAGCATGGTGACTCAGAAGTACCAGTATGGTCAAGCGCAACAATTGCAGGCCAACCATTATATGATTTATTAAAAAATGATCCTGAAAAAGAACATCTTATTGAAGACATCTATGTGAATACACGTGATGCCGCTTACGATATTATCAAAGCAAAAGGTGCAACATACTACGGTGTTGCAATGGGATTAATGCACATCTCTAAAGCAATCTTACGCAACCAAAACGCTGTATTAACTGTATCTAGTTATTTAGAAGGTGAATACGGTGTTGATGGTGTATACACTGGTGTGCCGACAGTAGTGAATGGAGATGGTGCAGTTCGTATCATCGAAACACCATTAAATGAAGATGAACAAGCAAAATTTGAAAAATCTTCTAAAATCCTTAAAGACATGCAAGACTCAATTAGTCATTTATTCTAA
- the ribA gene encoding GTP cyclohydrolase II — MHFDKIEDALIALKNGESIIVCDDQDRENEGDLLAITEWMHDDTINFMARYGRGLICCPIDRTIAEQVGIDAMVKNNTDPHSTAFTVSIDHVDSTTGISAFERTQTARALIANQSSAATFNRPGHVFPLIAHEQGVLGRRGHTEAAVELAKLTGAKPAGVICEIMNEDGTMARGDDLQIFKETHGLYMITIEDLVTYIKTTQVLIEKEAKVQLPTRYGTFDMYGFTSKIDGSELIAVVNGDIHDEMNVRIHSACATGDIFHSARCDCGEQLEFAMSYIHEHGGMVLYLPQEGRGIGLMNKLKAYELIEQGHDTVSANEALGFAPDMRDYDNAAQILKYFGISSVNLMTNNPEKFEGLAHYGITMSNRIPVITETNEHNHDYMQVKKTQMRHLI, encoded by the coding sequence ATGCATTTTGATAAAATAGAAGACGCATTAATTGCTTTAAAAAATGGTGAATCAATCATTGTTTGTGATGATCAGGATAGAGAGAATGAAGGCGATTTACTTGCCATTACGGAATGGATGCATGATGATACTATCAATTTTATGGCACGCTATGGACGTGGACTTATCTGTTGCCCAATCGATCGAACGATTGCAGAGCAGGTGGGAATTGATGCAATGGTAAAAAATAATACAGATCCACATTCTACTGCGTTTACGGTTAGCATTGATCATGTTGATTCTACAACGGGGATTAGTGCATTTGAACGTACGCAGACAGCACGTGCATTGATTGCCAATCAATCATCAGCGGCAACATTTAATCGACCAGGTCATGTTTTCCCACTCATTGCACATGAACAAGGTGTGTTAGGACGCCGTGGACACACTGAAGCTGCTGTTGAGCTCGCAAAATTAACAGGTGCAAAACCAGCAGGCGTCATCTGTGAAATTATGAATGAAGATGGCACAATGGCAAGAGGTGACGACTTACAAATTTTCAAAGAAACACACGGTTTGTATATGATTACTATTGAAGATTTAGTCACTTATATTAAAACAACACAGGTACTTATTGAAAAAGAAGCAAAAGTTCAATTGCCAACACGTTACGGAACGTTTGATATGTATGGCTTTACATCAAAAATTGACGGTTCAGAATTGATTGCTGTCGTTAATGGTGATATTCATGATGAGATGAATGTCCGTATCCATTCTGCATGTGCAACGGGTGATATTTTCCACAGTGCACGATGTGATTGTGGTGAACAATTAGAGTTTGCGATGTCATATATTCATGAACATGGTGGAATGGTTCTTTATTTACCGCAAGAAGGTCGTGGTATTGGACTGATGAATAAGTTGAAAGCATATGAATTGATTGAACAAGGTCATGATACTGTTTCGGCGAATGAAGCACTCGGCTTTGCACCAGATATGCGTGATTATGACAATGCAGCACAGATTTTAAAATATTTTGGTATTTCATCCGTGAATCTGATGACGAATAATCCAGAAAAATTTGAAGGATTAGCACATTATGGGATTACAATGTCAAATCGTATCCCTGTTATAACAGAAACGAATGAACATAACCATGATTATATGCAAGTTAAAAAAACTCAAATGAGACATTTAATATAA
- a CDS encoding proline dehydrogenase family protein yields the protein MGLFKDFFIALSNNAFLNESAKKIGPSLGANKVVAGNTIEDVVKTIRRLNDKNIAATVDNLGEFVNAKQEAIAAKDDILKIMSAIHSNGLDAHVSIKLSQLGAEFDQQLAYDNAYEIVKQAAEYDQMHINFDTEKYDSLSDITHTLDQLKSEFSNVGTVIQAYLFKADELIDKYPDLRLRLVKGAYKESSHIAYQTREEIDDNYIRLIEKRLLNAKNFTSIATHDHNVINHVKAFVEANQIDKSKFEFQMLYGFRSELAESIAKEGYNFTIYVPYGDDWFGYFMRRLAERPQNLALAFKEFVKPKPLFIVGTLGLSALLLGRCNKKK from the coding sequence ATGGGTTTATTTAAAGATTTTTTCATCGCATTATCTAATAATGCCTTTCTTAATGAATCAGCTAAAAAAATAGGTCCTTCATTAGGTGCCAACAAAGTGGTAGCTGGTAACACGATAGAGGATGTGGTGAAGACCATTCGCAGACTTAATGACAAAAACATTGCAGCAACAGTTGATAATTTAGGTGAATTTGTAAACGCAAAACAAGAAGCAATCGCTGCAAAAGATGATATTTTAAAAATTATGTCAGCGATTCATTCAAATGGCCTAGATGCACACGTCTCAATTAAGTTAAGTCAATTAGGTGCAGAGTTCGACCAGCAACTTGCTTACGACAATGCATATGAAATTGTAAAACAAGCGGCTGAATATGATCAAATGCACATTAACTTTGATACGGAAAAATATGATAGCTTATCAGATATTACACATACACTTGATCAATTAAAATCAGAATTTTCAAATGTAGGAACAGTTATTCAAGCATATCTTTTCAAAGCAGACGAGCTTATCGACAAGTATCCAGACTTACGCTTGCGCTTAGTAAAAGGTGCATACAAAGAATCTTCACATATCGCTTACCAAACACGTGAAGAAATTGATGACAATTATATTCGTTTAATTGAAAAACGACTATTAAATGCGAAAAACTTTACTTCAATTGCAACTCATGACCACAATGTCATTAATCATGTGAAGGCATTTGTTGAAGCAAATCAAATTGACAAATCAAAATTTGAATTCCAAATGCTGTATGGATTCCGATCTGAACTTGCAGAATCTATTGCAAAAGAAGGCTATAACTTTACAATTTATGTCCCATACGGTGATGATTGGTTCGGTTACTTTATGAGACGTTTAGCTGAGCGTCCACAGAACTTGGCGCTTGCCTTTAAGGAATTCGTTAAACCAAAGCCGCTCTTTATTGTAGGGACACTTGGCTTATCGGCATTATTGTTGGGAAGATGCAATAAAAAGAAATGA
- a CDS encoding transcriptional regulator, SarA/Rot family: MKDHKAEKSGIQALFSLQSEIESVFTTIAEKYELTKEELLILLTIWEKGDMTLKEMDYFVPIKSYKRSRTYNHLVNQRWIHKERPENDERTVMIYSNEDMQEKKRELLSLIVSEIKNHQKSMSQNFNQIMQMAHV; encoded by the coding sequence ATGAAGGACCATAAAGCAGAAAAAAGTGGTATACAAGCATTATTTTCATTACAATCTGAAATTGAATCTGTTTTCACAACGATTGCAGAAAAATATGAGCTGACAAAAGAAGAGTTGTTAATATTGCTGACGATATGGGAAAAGGGCGATATGACATTGAAAGAGATGGATTATTTTGTTCCAATCAAATCTTATAAGCGCTCAAGAACTTATAATCACTTAGTGAATCAAAGATGGATTCATAAAGAACGACCTGAAAATGATGAGCGTACAGTCATGATTTATTCTAATGAAGACATGCAAGAGAAAAAGAGAGAACTGCTTTCTCTCATTGTCTCAGAAATTAAAAATCATCAAAAGTCGATGAGCCAAAATTTTAATCAAATTATGCAGATGGCACATGTGTGA
- the ribH gene encoding 6,7-dimethyl-8-ribityllumazine synthase has protein sequence MNFEGQLVGKGLKIGIVVSRFNDFITGRLLDGALDALKRHQVDENEIDVAYVPGAFELPIVAKKMAQSGKYDAVITLGCVIRGATTHYDYVCNEAAKGIAKASDDTGIPVIFGVLTTENIEQAIERAGTKAGNKGAEVAVGAIEMANLLKTIG, from the coding sequence ATGAACTTTGAAGGTCAATTAGTAGGTAAAGGATTAAAAATTGGGATTGTCGTAAGCCGTTTTAATGATTTTATTACAGGTCGCTTATTGGATGGTGCATTAGACGCATTGAAACGTCATCAAGTTGATGAAAATGAAATCGATGTTGCATACGTACCAGGAGCATTCGAATTACCAATCGTTGCTAAGAAAATGGCACAATCAGGTAAATATGATGCGGTTATCACATTAGGATGTGTGATTCGTGGAGCAACAACACACTATGATTATGTATGTAATGAAGCGGCGAAAGGCATTGCAAAAGCAAGTGATGATACGGGTATTCCAGTGATTTTCGGTGTGCTAACGACTGAGAACATTGAACAAGCGATTGAACGTGCAGGTACGAAAGCGGGCAATAAAGGTGCGGAAGTTGCAGTAGGTGCAATTGAAATGGCAAATTTATTAAAAACAATTGGATAG